The genomic interval TGCAAAATTGCAGCTGGAGAAATTCCAACAGACGCCTTATATGATGATGATGATGTTATGGCCTTCTGGGATATCAGCCCCCAGGCCCCTAAACATTTTCTGGTCATCCCCAAACGGCATATCGCCGGACCATCATCACTTGCCCAAGTCGATGAAGCCCTGATCGGAAAAGTTTTGCGCGTTGGCTCTGATCTGGCCAAGGAGAATGGATCTGATCAATTTCGTTTTGTTGTCAATAGTGGTGAAGAGGCCGGACAAACTGTTTTTCATTTTCACCTCCATGTGCTTGGCGGTCGAAAAATGACCTGGCCGCCAGGGTGATCGCCCGCTCCGCTGAAGAGCAAAATTAAAAACACAGGGTTGCTAATGCCTCCAGTCATTTCTTTAGTCGGCAAATCTAATAGTGGAAAAACGACACTTCTTGAAAAACTTCTTCCACAACTTATCAAACACGGTTTTCGCGTTGGTGTATTAAAACATCATAACCATGATTTTGAGTTCGATATCCCGGGGAAAGACACCTGGCGTCACAAGCAGGCCGGCGCCAAGGTCGTTGTTTTAGCCACCCCTATTGGTGTTGGCCTTGTCAGAGACACAGATACCGAGTTATCCATTAACGAACTTGTGAACCAATATTATACCGATGTCGATATCGTGATCACAGAAGGGTATAAAAAAGGACCGCACCCAAAAATAGAAGTATGCAGACAGGCCAACCAGAAATCACCCATAAATTCCCGAGATGAAAGCTGGAAGGCTTTTGTCACAGATATGGAGCTTGACACGACACTGCCTGTCTTTGATCTTAACGACTCTTCAGCTTTAGCAACTTTCATAATTTCAAATTTTTTACCGCCCAAAGGAACTCCAAATGCTTGAACTACGATTTATTCGAGAAAACGCTGACCTGGTTAAGAAAAAAGTAGAGCATCGTGGACTGGATAGTTCACGAATTGACCAGTTTATTTCCATAGATGCCGAGCGCCGACAACTTCTTTCTGAGGTTGAAGGTTTGCGAAACAAGCGAAAAACTGTTTCTCAGGAAGTCGCTCAACTTAAATCGCAAAAGCAGGACGCAGAAGATTTAATGCAGGAGATGCGCGAAGTAGGAGCCACAATCAAGGATCTTGAAACAAAACTGGCGGTTGCCGAAACCAGTCTTCAGGAAATTGTTATGGAGATCCCTAATCTCTGCAATGACTCTGTTCCTTTTGGTAAAGATGATAGAGATAATGTTGAGCTTAGAAAACACGGTAGTGTTCCCGAATTTTCATTTACACCTAAACCTCACTGGAAGATCGGTGCGTTTTAAGATATCATTGATTTTGACCGCGC from Desulfobulbaceae bacterium carries:
- a CDS encoding histidine triad nucleotide-binding protein, with product MSDNCLFCKIAAGEIPTDALYDDDDVMAFWDISPQAPKHFLVIPKRHIAGPSSLAQVDEALIGKVLRVGSDLAKENGSDQFRFVVNSGEEAGQTVFHFHLHVLGGRKMTWPPG
- the mobB gene encoding molybdopterin-guanine dinucleotide biosynthesis protein B, giving the protein MLMPPVISLVGKSNSGKTTLLEKLLPQLIKHGFRVGVLKHHNHDFEFDIPGKDTWRHKQAGAKVVVLATPIGVGLVRDTDTELSINELVNQYYTDVDIVITEGYKKGPHPKIEVCRQANQKSPINSRDESWKAFVTDMELDTTLPVFDLNDSSALATFIISNFLPPKGTPNA